The window CTACATTAGGTAATTGCCATATATCCACCCCAAATTTGTTTTCTTCTAAACCAGTGGTGATGAAATGATGTGTATTGGCATCAACATTTGGGTTAATACGAATGGCCACCCGCGCGGTTTTTCCTTTAGTTTTTGCCAGGTCATTAATAATAGCTAACTCCTGTACCGATTCTACATTGAAGCAAAATATATCTGCTTCCAAAGCATAATTAATTTCTTTATCCGATTTGCCTACGCCAGCAAAAACCACCTTATCCTTACTAAAACCACCTTCAATAGCAGCCCTTACTTCGTTACCACTTACACTATCTGCACCAAAGCCGTAGGCTTGTATAGTGGAAACCACTTTGGGGTTAAAGTTGGCCTTCATAGCATAATGCACATGAAAATTATATTTAGCCGATGCCGTACGGCAGGCTTCCAGGGTTTGTTTCAATAAATTAAGGTCGTAGTAATAAAATGGCGTTTCTAAATTTTGAAAGCGGTTAATAGTGGCTGGGCTGAACATGCGTATTAGGGTAAACTTTATATGATAATCAAATATTAATAAACTGAATGGCTGACATTTACATTCCGAACAGGAAACTCCTTTTACGAAATGATGCGGGTGATTAAAACTTTCAATAAATAGCTATGTTATTGAAAATATTTTTATCCTTGTATAACCCTTTATCAAGGCGCTAAAAATAAGATTTTAAACACTATATCGCTCTATAAATGATCAAAATTAAATTTGGCACGGATGGCTGGAGAGCCATTATTGCAGACGACTTTACCGTTGAGAATGTTAAACGTGTAGCTTATGCTACTGCCTTATGGTTAAAAAAGGAATTTAAAGAACCATCTGCTGTTGTAGGTTGCGACCCGCGTTTTGCAGGGCCGCTGTTTGCTGATGTTACCACGGCCGTATTGGCATCGCAGGGTGTAAAGGTTTTTCGTGCTGAAAACACATTCGTATCTACGCCCATGATATCGTTAGGTACCGTCCGTCATAAAACTTCGGCAGGTATCATTATTACCGCCAGCCATAATCCGCCATCGTATAATGGATATAAGATCAAAGCATCGTATGGTGGCCCTGCTACACCTGATGATATCGCGAAAGTTGAATCAACTATTCCCGATACTATCGACCTGCAGTTAAAATCTGTAGCCGATTATCAGAAAGATGGCCTGGTTGAGTTTACAAATCTTGAAGACATGTATGTGGCCCACGTTGAAAACTCGTTCGACCTGGAAACGATCCGCACTTGCGGAATGAACTGGGCCTATGATGCGATGTATGGCGCCGGCCAAAACGTAATGCGCCGCCTGTTCCCTGATATTACCTTTTTGCATTGTGACCATAATCCCGGCTTTGACGGCCAGGCACCTGAGCCCATCCAGCGTAACCTACAGGAATTTGAAGATATAATTAAACTATCTGATGGCGAGATTGCCAGCGGCCTGGTTACCGATGGCGACGCCGACCGTATTGGCTTATATGACCAGGATGGCAAGTTTGTGGATTCCCATCATATCCTGCTATTGCTGATCCATTACATGCACAAGGTTAAAAAGCAAAATGGCGAAGTGTATTCAACTTTTAGCTGTACCAGCAAGATCCAAAAACTGTGCGATGCCTACGGCCTGAATAACACGGTTACCCCAATAGGTTTCAAATATATTTGCGACCTGATCGTAAACTCGGGTAAACCATTCCTGGTGGGCGGTGAAGAATCGGGCGGTATTGCTACTGCCGGTCACATCCCCGAGCGCGATGGCGTTTGGATAGGCCTGATCATTTGGGAGTTTATGGCAAAAACAGGCCGCTCGTTAAGTGACCTGGTACAGGAAATTTATGATGTGGTAGGCTCATTTGCCGTTGAACGTTATGACCTGCATGTAACCGAGGAATTGAAACAAAGCATCATATCAAAAAGCAAATCGAATAGCTATCCGTCATTCGGCGATTACCAGGTGGTGCATACAGAAGACCTTGACGGCTTTAAATTCTTTTTTGAAGATGGCACCTGGGTAATGATCCGTCCATCTGGTACAGAGCCTGTGTTGCGGGTATATGCCGAGGCTTCAGATTCAGCTGCATCATTTAAAATATTGGATGCAACGAAGGCTACCTTGCTTGGGTAATTTTAATTCGAAGTTCGGAATGTCAATTTCGAAATGTATATAAAACGCGAAAGGCTTACTAATAGTAAGCCTTTCGCGTTTTTATGATTAACTACCCTCTGTGATGATGTTTTTTCTTTTTCTTCTTTTTAGGCGTTTCCTTTTTATGTTTTTTCGATTTCTTTTCTGTTTTAGTACTTTTTTTAGTTTCAGCTTTCTTTTCAACCGGTTTTTTGGCCACCGTATCGGTTTTTGCACCTGCTGTTTTCAGCGTATCGGCGCTCAGATCTTTTACCGTTAAACTATTGCTTCTTAAATTGTATTGCAAGACGCGTTTTTGGCCCGTTGGTTTGGCTGTTGATGTGTTACCGTCGTAAATTGGAAACTGGCGGATCAGTTTTCCTTCCTTCATATAAAAATTATCATTGCCACGATAGCCTTTCTTTTGCCCCGATGTTAGTTTTGGGAAATCAAGCTTATTGGCTTTGCCTTCTTTAAACTCATAGGCATAAATCGCGGTATAATCAACGGTATCTTTAGATTTCGCCTCTATCAGCAACTCGGGGTTACCATCAATATCCATATCTGAATTGAAAACATCGGTTATAGCGCCTTCCAGGTCGCCGGTTGTAGTGGTATAAGTTTTGGATGCGGTATCCGAGTGTAAAATGAGTAACGAACTTTGGTTCCCGCTACCCCTGCCCCAGCTCATTACATCAAAATCCTGTCCGGGCGCTACCTCCACCATTTTGTGATAACGGAACGGCGCCATTATAGTTGGTGCTGCCGGTTTAGCTTCAGAGGTACTCTTTTTTGGCTGCTCTTGTGTACAGGCAAATAATAACAGGCTTAAGCCTGCAAGTATACCATAGTTAACGCGTAATAGTCTTCGCATTGTAGTTTAGTTATATATCGATTCCGCTGATAGTTCGCCTTTAGGTTTACCCGGTATGGTCATATACACACGCAGGGTATTTGTTGTTGAAGTACCACCATCAAAGTATTTCAGCGTAAATTTATGCCAGCCTTTTTGTAAAAGCACTTCGCCGCCGTCGTGATACAGGTTATGTTTGGCATCGTTCAGCACCACAACCTGGTCATCAAGCAATATACTGGCACCATCTTCCTGCCTTGTGGCAAATATATATTTACCGTCATTATCAATACGGATATAACCTGTAAATATTACGCCATAGGTTTTATTCTTTTTAAAAGGCATGGTGTTAAAGCTTTTTGTTACACCCGAATCTATTACCGGGGCAGCATCCAGTTGCGAGGCATCGGTAAACACACCGCTTACTACTTTATATTTAACGCCGGGTGTAGTGCCCTCAAATGTTACAGGGGCCAATGGCGATATATTGCTCACCATAGCATGCGATATTAAACTACGGTGCCCTGCTGGTGTAATTACAACGGTTTTCAGTTCGCGGTAATGCCCTTCGGGAACGTCAATGGTAAATGGATGATCGTAAAGCAAAGTTGTTTCCCCGGGTTTAAAACCATCCAGTGTGTAATATATTTTAGCTCCTTCAACCGGCGGGGTTAAGTTAACATCCAATTTATTGCCTATACTCATGGTATCAATGGCGCCAATAGCTGGTGTTAAACGGTAATTAAATCCGTTCCTATCTAACCAGGCCAGGTGTTTTGGTAGCCTTAAATTAAAGTTATTAATGTCCTTATTGGCCAATGGCGTCCACGCTACTTCCGACAAGGCGAATAACCTTGGCAGCAAAAAATATTCTGCTTTCTCTTCGGTTTGGATGTATTCTGTCCACAAATTCGCCTGCACGCCCAAAATGTACTTTTGCTGATCGGGGCTTAATACCGCGGGTACCGGGTTGTAATTATACACCTTACTAATGGGCTCGTTACCGCCTATACTCAAAGGTTCGCGGCTTGCAGGCCCCTGTCCGTGGTCGAAATAAAGGCCGCCGCTGCCCGGGGTCATAATTACGTTATGGTTTTGCCGTGCTGCTGCAATGCCGCCAGCTTCTCCGCGCCAGCTCATTACGGTTGCATTTGGCGCAAGGCCGCCTTCCAATATTTCGTCCCAGCCTATAATACTGCGCCCTTTAGAATTTACAAACTTCTCCATGCGCTGTATGAAATAGCTTTGCAAACCGTGTTCATCTTTCAGTTTAAGGCGTTTGATCAGCTTTTGACAGAACTCCGATTTTTTCCAGGCATCCTTAGGCACCTCATCGCCGCCTATGTGAATATATTTACTTGGGAAAAGGTCAATTACCTCGGTCAGCACATCCTGCAAAAAGTTAAAAGTGTATTCGCTTGGGCAATATACATCAGTGGTTACTCCCCATACCTCGCCTACTTTATAAGGTTTGGATGGATTACAGCTCAATTCAGGATAAGCCGCTATAGCCGCTAATGAATGGCCCGGCATCTCTATTTCAGGAACGATATTGATATACCTGTCGGCCGCGTATTTTATTACATCACGTATCTCGTCCTGGGTATAAAAGCCGCCATGGGGGATACCATCAAATTGCTGGTCACGATTGGTGTAGCGGCCGATAAGTGTCTGCGCGCGCATGCTGCCTACCGATGTTAACCTTGGATATTTTTTGATCTCTATCCGCCAGCCCTGGTCATCGGTTAAATGCCAGTGAAAGTTGTTCAGTTTGTAGGCCGCCATCAGGTCGATGTATTTCTTCACAAACTCCACGCTGAAAAAATGGCGGCAAACATCTAAATGTAAACCACGGTAGCCAAAACGGGGATAATCTTCAACCTGTACACACGGAAGCTTTACCGTTGCGCCATGGTTTAGCGGCAATAGCTGTATTAAGGTTTGTATCCCATAAAACAGGCCTGCGCCCTTCCCCGAAATTATTACCTGCTGCGGAGTGATGTTTAACCTGTAACCCTCGGCCGGTAAATTATCGGTGCCATTTGCGGTTAATATAATAGTGTTATTACTGCCAGAGCCTGTATTGGCTTTCAATTGATTATGCAGGTTGTATTTGCTGTGCAGTAAATCGGTAAAAAACTTTACGGCTTTATTATCCACGCTATCGGCAGCGATGATCGTTTCCTGGCTCAATACAAATTCGCCCGGAACTTTTTTAACTGAAACAGGTGCAGGGATGATGCCCATATTCAGATCGGCTACCTGGGCTTTAACAATGTTTGCTACAACTAAACACACAAATACAAACAACGCAGACTTTTTATACATAATGAAACCAATAGTTTATAACTGAAATGTGAAGTTAACAGATTTTTAAACTTTATGCTATTTAACATTGTAAAAAATACACAACAAAAAGGCCCGCTAATTAGCAGGCCTTTCTTTTACTAAAACTTTCTCGACTCCAGACTTAGGACTTATGCGATCACCGCATGCTCCTTAGCAGCCAGGTAGCGCTCGGCATCAATAGCGGCCATACAGCCGGTACCCGCGGCGGTAACCGCCTGGCGGTAAACATGGTCCTGCGCGTCGCCGCAGCAAAATACGCCTTCAATGTTGGTGTAGGTGGTACCGGGTTTGGTTTTAATATAACCTGTTTCGTCCATATCCAGCCAGCCTTTAAAAATATCGGTATTGGGGTGGTGGCCAATGGCTACAAAAAAGCCGGTCACATCCAGGGTCTTCTCGTCGTTGGTTTTATTGTTGTGTACCCTAACCCCAGTCACATTCAGGCCATCGCCCAAAATTTCTTTTGTTTCGGTATTGTATAATATCTCAATATTATGGGTATTCAACACACGGTGCATCATTGCTTTCGAGGCACGGAATTCATCACGCCTAACCAGCATATACACTTTTTTACAAAGTTTGGCTAAGTAAGTAGCTTCCTCGGCAGCGGTATCGCCGGCACCAACAATAGCTACATCCTGTCCGCGGAAAAAGAACCCATCACAGACGGCACAGGCCGATACACCAAAACCGTTATATTTTTGTTCGGATTCCAAACCCAGCCATTTGGCAGATGCACCGGTAGAGATGATCACCGTATCGGCCAGGATAGTCTTTGTTTCATCAACCACAACTTTATGCGGCAGGCTGCTAAAATCAACCGATGTAATATAACCAAAGCGGATATCGGTACCCAGGCGTTCGGCCTGCCTGCGGAAGTTCTCCATCATCTCGGGGCCTTGTATACCATCCGGGTAACCGGGATAATTCTCAACCTCGGTGGTTTGGGTAAGCTGGCCGCCGGCTAAAATACCGGTATAAAGCACCGGTTTCAAATCAGCGCGCGATGCGTATATGGCGGCAGTGTAACCTGCCGGGCCCGAGCCTATAATAAGGCATTTAACGTGTTCAGTTTCTTGAGACATGGATAATTAAATAGTGTGCGAATTTAAGTTTTATTGTGGTATGGGGCAATAGGGATCGGTCAGCATATTGTAGATATTACTTCTGCTCATTCGCCTTCAACACCCTGATAAAGTTACCACCCAGTATCTTATCAATATCCTTTTCAGTATAATTCAGTTTCAATAATTCGGCCGTAACTTTTGGATAATCGCGCACATCATCCAATTCCAGCGGAAATGATTCTGAACCGTCAAAGTCTGACCCTATGCCCACGTGATCGACCCCTATCAGTTTCACCATATAATCAATATGCTTGATCAGCATACTTAATGGCGGGCGGATCTGCGATGCCTCCTGCTGGTGCAATTGGCTTAAACGGATGCTGGCCAGGTCGCGATCGTGGAATACATTGACCAGTGAATCCAGTTCTGCACTGTGCGTACGCATAAAAGCACCGGCTTTGCGGCTATAGGTACTATCCACAAACCCGCTGTAAAAATTAACAAACACTACTCCCCCGTTCTTTGCCAGCGCTTTTAACTGGTTATCCTTTAAATTACGTTGATTGGGGTTTAAAGCATAAGCACAGCTATGCGAAGCGATTACGGGTTTACGGGTAGTTGCCAGCACGTCGTAAAAAGTTTGTTCGCCAACGTGCGATATATCAACCATTACGCCCAGGTCGTTCAGATGGTGCACTATTTGTTTACCAAAATCGGTTAACCCTATATGCGGTAGTTCGGCTTTGTGGTGTGTTTCATCCCTGGCCGATGTTGCCCAGGCGGTACTATTGTTCCAGGTAAGTGTCAGGTACTTCATGCCGCGTTTGGCAAGGCTATCTATATAATCCAGCCTGTCTTCAATCATGTGGCCGCCTTCTACGCCTATCATGGCCACAAACTTTTGTTGCTCCAACCCTTTTTGCAGACCGGCAGCGGTGTGTACCAATACCATTTTATCCGGGTTCCGTTTAGCCAGGGCATAAAGCGAATCTATCTCGCGATTAGCCATAGCATATGCTTTACCGGCGCCATTTGTTTCATCGCACCAAATGGAAAAAACCTGCACATCAAGCCCGCCTTGTTTGGCCCGCACCAGGTCGAAATTTCCTACTGTTTGTTGTTTGGCTAAATCGGCACCGGTAATTAGCTGGTTTGATAAGGCATCGTTATGCGTATCTATCAAAATGGCTTTCTGGCGTATTTTTTTTGCCTGCTGTGCGTTTACACATACCCCCAAACAAAGTAAAGCCGGCAACAATATTTTTTTCATGCAGGAAGGTAATAAAATCAACTGGTATAGCTGCGGAATGGTAGTTAAAAAAGTGTAAGGATATTAGTCATTACCTATGTTTGTATTACCCCCACGTTAAACGGTTTCTCTATAGGTGCATGGTTAGCCGCCTCTATCCCCATGGATATTACCTTACGTGTCTCCAGCGGGTCGATGATCCCATCAACCCAAAGCCTTGCGGCAGCATAATATGGCGTGGTTTGGCTGTTATAACGCTCGGTAGTTTGCTGTAACAGTTCATCTTCTTTCTGCTGGTCTATAGCTTCACCTTTGGCTTTTAACCCTGCCGATTGCATTTGCACCAAAACCTTAGCTGCCTGCGCGCCGCCCATCACTGCTATTTTAGCCGATGGCCAGGCGTAGATCAGCCGTGGGTCGTAAGCTTTACCGCACATGGCATAGTTGCCCGCACCATATGAATTGCCTACCACTATAGTAAATTTAGGCACTACCGAGTTGGCTACGGCATTCACCATTTTAGCGCCGTCCTTTATAATGCCGCCCTGTTCGCTACGGCTGCCCACCATAAAACCGGTGACATCCTGCAAAAACACCAGCGGGATTTTTTTCTGGTTACAATTCATAATAAAGCGCGTAGCCTTATCAGCCGAGTCAGAATAGATGACCCCGCCAAACTGCATCTCACCTTTTTTAGACTTCAGCACTTTCCGCTGATTGGCCACTATCCCCACAGCCCAGCCATCAACACGGCCTAAACCGCAAATAATTGACTGGCCGTAACCAGCCTTATATTCCTCAAATTCGGAATTATCAACCAGGCGGTCAATAATTTCCATCATGTCATATTGCTTCTCTCGGTTATCGGGCAGTATCCCGTAAATGTCCTGCGGGTTCTTTTTAGGATCGGCAGGCTTAATGCGGTCGAAACCGGCTTTGGTGTAGTCGCCGGTCATGCTCATAATATTGCGAATGGAATCCAGGCAGGCCTGGTCGTTTGGTTGTTTGTAATCTGTTACTCCTGATATTTCGCAATGGGTAGTAGCGCCGCCCAGGGTTTCATTATCCACATCCTCCCCAATGGCCGATTTCACCAGATATGAACCGGCAAGGAAAACCGAACCTGTACCTTCAACTATCATGGCTTCATCGCTCATGATGGGTAAATAGGCGCCACCAGCCACACACGAGCCCATAATAGCCGAGATCTGGATGATGCCCATGCTGCTCATTTGCGCGTTATTGCGAAAGATGCGGCCAAAGTGTTCTTTATCGGGGAATATCTCATCCTGCAGGGGCAGGTATACACCCGCTGAATCAACAAGGTAAATAATAGGCAAACGGTTTTCTATGGCTATTTCCTGGGCACGCAGGTTCTTTTTAGCCGTAATAGGGAACCAGGCACCGGCCTTCACAGTAGCATCGTTAGCCACAATAACACATTGCCTACCCGATACATACCCAATGCCGCAAACCACCCCACCCGAAGGACAGCCGCCATGTTCGGCATACATGCCATCGGCAACAAACGCTCCTACTTCCAGCCAGGGCTTACCTTTATCAATAAGGTAGGCAATGCGCTCGCGGGCCAGCATTTTGCCTTTCTCTTTTTGCTTAGCCGCTGCTTTGTCGCCACCGCCTTTATATATCTGTTTAAGGCGCGTGGTTACATCAAACGCAAGGTGCTTATTAAAGTCTTCGTTCTTGTTAAATTCAATATCCATAATTGGTTTTTGGAGTAATGCAATGTTAATCAAAATAAGGCAAATAACAGTAGCTAACTGGCTTATAAGGTATCTTAAACACCGGAAAACATGGTTTACATGGTTTACAAAATTCGGTTACTTTTATCAATTAACTAACTTATAATAAGTAAGTTATGATTTCAAAACACAAAAATGTGTAAACCATAAAAACGGTACCCGCGCCTGTTTAAACACACCTGAATATTGCTTATTGTTTTCTTTGATCAGATATAAAATAAATTTGATAATTGTATAAAACTTGTTACATTTGTATATCTCCTGCCTGATAACAGTAATCAAATTTTTATTGAATAATTAACGAATGGCAACTTAAACCATTTGCTAATAACTATTTAAAATTATTTGCGTACAAAGAACTAATTGATTAAACTTTAAACGAAGAATGCGATGATTATTATGACGGTGATATATTTGTGCAAGCGTTTTAACCTACTAAGGTTCTTCAAGAAAAACCCTGTTGTCGCAGGTGCTTAGTATTAAGTTAGAAGTAATAAGTCAAAAGTAGTATCTCATACGCTCTTCTGACTTAAGACTTCAAACTCAAGACTTTAAACTCAAATTTAAGTCAAATTCCTGTCCCTGAACCAAACCTCATCGGGTTTGACGGTAAAATTACTCATTAGCGTTACTAGCTCTATCGGGTCGGCTGAGGTGATCACCAGCTCACGGTTTGTCGGTTTCAGGAACCGCTGTTCTACCATTACATCCATTTGCTTTAGCAGGAAATCGTAAAAACCATTTACATTTAATATCCCTACCGGGTGATGGTGCAAGCCTAATTGCAGCCAGGTCAGTACCTCAAAAAATTCTTCCAGCGTACCAAAGCCACCGGGCAGCATAATAATGCCATCGCACAGGTCGTTCATCATTTGCTTGCGCTGATGCATGTTCTCTACAATGTGTAGTTCGGTTAAACCAGTATGGCCAACTTCCTTATCCATTAAAAACTGCGGGATAACGCCAATAGTTTTACCGCCGTTAGCTATCATAGCATCGGCCATCAGGCCCATTACCCCTACCTTGCCGCCGCCAAATACCAGCGAGATATTGCGCATAGCCATTACCTGTGCCAGTTGTTCAACCGCTTGTTTTAGTATAGGGTCGCCATTAAAATTGGCACCGCAGAAAACGCAGATGGATTTCATATCAATTATTTTAGCAAGTATAACCAAACGGTATTTATTATTGGGTAATAGTTGTAGATTTAAGAAAACAACCCACACCAATCTTAAACATGAAAAAAATATTAATATGTGCTTTCTGCGTAACTGTTGGTTATGCATCCCACGCCCAAAGCAAAGGTTCTTCAAAGCCTGAAAAAACAATAATCAAAGAGGTTACTTTAACATCTCCGCCGCAAACTGATGACATGATAAAAGATGGCAGTGCTATGGCCGGCATGATGAATAATTTCGGGCCAATGA of the Mucilaginibacter boryungensis genome contains:
- a CDS encoding phosphohexomutase domain-containing protein, with product MIKIKFGTDGWRAIIADDFTVENVKRVAYATALWLKKEFKEPSAVVGCDPRFAGPLFADVTTAVLASQGVKVFRAENTFVSTPMISLGTVRHKTSAGIIITASHNPPSYNGYKIKASYGGPATPDDIAKVESTIPDTIDLQLKSVADYQKDGLVEFTNLEDMYVAHVENSFDLETIRTCGMNWAYDAMYGAGQNVMRRLFPDITFLHCDHNPGFDGQAPEPIQRNLQEFEDIIKLSDGEIASGLVTDGDADRIGLYDQDGKFVDSHHILLLLIHYMHKVKKQNGEVYSTFSCTSKIQKLCDAYGLNNTVTPIGFKYICDLIVNSGKPFLVGGEESGGIATAGHIPERDGVWIGLIIWEFMAKTGRSLSDLVQEIYDVVGSFAVERYDLHVTEELKQSIISKSKSNSYPSFGDYQVVHTEDLDGFKFFFEDGTWVMIRPSGTEPVLRVYAEASDSAASFKILDATKATLLG
- a CDS encoding family 20 glycosylhydrolase; the protein is MYKKSALFVFVCLVVANIVKAQVADLNMGIIPAPVSVKKVPGEFVLSQETIIAADSVDNKAVKFFTDLLHSKYNLHNQLKANTGSGSNNTIILTANGTDNLPAEGYRLNITPQQVIISGKGAGLFYGIQTLIQLLPLNHGATVKLPCVQVEDYPRFGYRGLHLDVCRHFFSVEFVKKYIDLMAAYKLNNFHWHLTDDQGWRIEIKKYPRLTSVGSMRAQTLIGRYTNRDQQFDGIPHGGFYTQDEIRDVIKYAADRYINIVPEIEMPGHSLAAIAAYPELSCNPSKPYKVGEVWGVTTDVYCPSEYTFNFLQDVLTEVIDLFPSKYIHIGGDEVPKDAWKKSEFCQKLIKRLKLKDEHGLQSYFIQRMEKFVNSKGRSIIGWDEILEGGLAPNATVMSWRGEAGGIAAARQNHNVIMTPGSGGLYFDHGQGPASREPLSIGGNEPISKVYNYNPVPAVLSPDQQKYILGVQANLWTEYIQTEEKAEYFLLPRLFALSEVAWTPLANKDINNFNLRLPKHLAWLDRNGFNYRLTPAIGAIDTMSIGNKLDVNLTPPVEGAKIYYTLDGFKPGETTLLYDHPFTIDVPEGHYRELKTVVITPAGHRSLISHAMVSNISPLAPVTFEGTTPGVKYKVVSGVFTDASQLDAAPVIDSGVTKSFNTMPFKKNKTYGVIFTGYIRIDNDGKYIFATRQEDGASILLDDQVVVLNDAKHNLYHDGGEVLLQKGWHKFTLKYFDGGTSTTNTLRVYMTIPGKPKGELSAESIYN
- the trxB gene encoding thioredoxin-disulfide reductase, whose protein sequence is MSQETEHVKCLIIGSGPAGYTAAIYASRADLKPVLYTGILAGGQLTQTTEVENYPGYPDGIQGPEMMENFRRQAERLGTDIRFGYITSVDFSSLPHKVVVDETKTILADTVIISTGASAKWLGLESEQKYNGFGVSACAVCDGFFFRGQDVAIVGAGDTAAEEATYLAKLCKKVYMLVRRDEFRASKAMMHRVLNTHNIEILYNTETKEILGDGLNVTGVRVHNNKTNDEKTLDVTGFFVAIGHHPNTDIFKGWLDMDETGYIKTKPGTTYTNIEGVFCCGDAQDHVYRQAVTAAGTGCMAAIDAERYLAAKEHAVIA
- a CDS encoding dipeptidase, with translation MKKILLPALLCLGVCVNAQQAKKIRQKAILIDTHNDALSNQLITGADLAKQQTVGNFDLVRAKQGGLDVQVFSIWCDETNGAGKAYAMANREIDSLYALAKRNPDKMVLVHTAAGLQKGLEQQKFVAMIGVEGGHMIEDRLDYIDSLAKRGMKYLTLTWNNSTAWATSARDETHHKAELPHIGLTDFGKQIVHHLNDLGVMVDISHVGEQTFYDVLATTRKPVIASHSCAYALNPNQRNLKDNQLKALAKNGGVVFVNFYSGFVDSTYSRKAGAFMRTHSAELDSLVNVFHDRDLASIRLSQLHQQEASQIRPPLSMLIKHIDYMVKLIGVDHVGIGSDFDGSESFPLELDDVRDYPKVTAELLKLNYTEKDIDKILGGNFIRVLKANEQK
- a CDS encoding acyl-CoA carboxylase subunit beta → MDIEFNKNEDFNKHLAFDVTTRLKQIYKGGGDKAAAKQKEKGKMLARERIAYLIDKGKPWLEVGAFVADGMYAEHGGCPSGGVVCGIGYVSGRQCVIVANDATVKAGAWFPITAKKNLRAQEIAIENRLPIIYLVDSAGVYLPLQDEIFPDKEHFGRIFRNNAQMSSMGIIQISAIMGSCVAGGAYLPIMSDEAMIVEGTGSVFLAGSYLVKSAIGEDVDNETLGGATTHCEISGVTDYKQPNDQACLDSIRNIMSMTGDYTKAGFDRIKPADPKKNPQDIYGILPDNREKQYDMMEIIDRLVDNSEFEEYKAGYGQSIICGLGRVDGWAVGIVANQRKVLKSKKGEMQFGGVIYSDSADKATRFIMNCNQKKIPLVFLQDVTGFMVGSRSEQGGIIKDGAKMVNAVANSVVPKFTIVVGNSYGAGNYAMCGKAYDPRLIYAWPSAKIAVMGGAQAAKVLVQMQSAGLKAKGEAIDQQKEDELLQQTTERYNSQTTPYYAAARLWVDGIIDPLETRKVISMGIEAANHAPIEKPFNVGVIQT
- a CDS encoding LOG family protein; this translates as MKSICVFCGANFNGDPILKQAVEQLAQVMAMRNISLVFGGGKVGVMGLMADAMIANGGKTIGVIPQFLMDKEVGHTGLTELHIVENMHQRKQMMNDLCDGIIMLPGGFGTLEEFFEVLTWLQLGLHHHPVGILNVNGFYDFLLKQMDVMVEQRFLKPTNRELVITSADPIELVTLMSNFTVKPDEVWFRDRNLT